ACGAGACGGAGAACCAGGAAGCCTATCCAGCCCTTCCATGTCTATAAGATGGCCTCCACTACTAAGACTGTCATAACCAGACTTCTCAAAGTCACCCCCTAGTTCCTCCATGCTGTAGTGGGGACGGTAGAGAGGGTCGATAGGTTTTCTTTGGTCTCCCTCTGGGCCTGGTGGTTCAGGCCTCTGGTCTAGACTGGATCCCCACTCATCCTGGCACTGCTGTAGCTCCTGCTGAATAAAACTCTTACTGGGCCCAGAGACATCCAAACCATCAGCCTCTGAAGAACACAGGGTACATGTGGCATTAGAAGCATTAACATTTAAGACAGGGGTGTTAAACTCATTCCAtagagggcctagtgtctgctggtttttgatttcccctttcaattaagacctagacaaccaggtgaggggagttccttaataATTAGTggccttaattcatcaatcaagtacaaggatGGAGCGAAACCCACAGACACTCCGTgggatgagtttgacacgtgagtTAAGGCATTGGCAATTGTAGAAACAGTAGTAGAGTAACTGTAATGTTAAATGTGTACTTACAGTTTCAAGTTGACATGAGTAATAATGAATACATTTGAAATGACACAGCATATTATAAAAGTTACTCTTCTTATCATTCTCTTAAACCTAAAGGTAAGCAATTGTCTATGTTATGTTTGTTGTAAACAACTCACCGTCCAGGCAGAACTCCCATCTCTCCTGTAGCTCAGTATTGTGGAGAGCCTCCTCTTTCAGCAGACTGTCCAACTTCTGACCTGTGACCTCTGTGGACTGGAAGAGCAAATTAATGAGTCGATTCTAACTAAATAATGGATAAACTGACAGTGACTGAACAGAGCTGACATGATGGTTTTCTTTTCAGAATactcctctgggacccccagaCATCTCACAACTTTGTCGTAGCCCTGAACTAGCATACCTGATTCAAGTAGTGAAGGGCTTGATGATTCGTTGACAAGTTGAACTGAGTGTTTAAGTTCTGGAACAGTTCAAATATGAGGAGAGGTTTGACAAAGGCTGCCCAATTATTCCTCACAGACTATCTGTTCTAATATATCCTTTAAAATAACATTTCTAACTGAACTTTCTGTAACACTGCACCCTCCACCCTTCATAGGTGTTTAGTCCCCTACCTACCTCAGAGATTCTCCTAGGGCTGGTGGCCCCAGCCTCCATGTGTTTAGTCAGTCCCCTACCTACCTCAGAGGTTCTCCTAGGGCTGGTGGCCTCAGCCTCCATGTGTTTAGTCAGTCCCCTACCTACCTCAGAGGTTCTCTTAGGGCTGGTGGCCTCAGCCTCCATGTGTTTAGTCAGTCCCCTACCTACCTCAGAGGTTCTCTTAGGGCTGGTGGCCTCAGCCTCCATGTGTTTAGTCAGTCCCCTACCTACCTCAGAGGTTCTCTTAGGGCTGGTGGCCTCAGCCTCCATGTGTTTAGTCAGTCCCCTACCTACCTCAGAGGTTCTCTTAGGGCTGGTGGCCTCAGCCTCCATGTGTTTAGTCAGTCCCCTACCTACCTCAGAGGTTCTCTTAGGGCTGGTGGCCTCAGCCTCCTCCAGATCATTGAAGGTTGTTTCCCCGGCCACGCCCCCACAGCTGCTCCACTCCTCCCCTTGTACCTTCTCCTGCTTCAGGCCACGCCCCCTCTCCACACCTGGCCACAGGTAAACAAAGAGAACATTTCATTTGGAGTAAAAGGAAAGTAACATTGTGGATGGAGTCTCCTCACATCAGATGAAGGAAAGGAAACATCTTATTAAGATGCCATCACCAGCCATGACTGACTCTTTTCTTAAACCAATACTGTCTGATCAGTGATCACCAAAGTATATAAGGTACACAATACAGCAGCCTCACTTCAGTGATGCCTCCATTTATATataaccagtcaaaagtttggacacacatactcattccagtTGAGGTCgggtttcaattaacaggtgtgcctttttaaaagttaatttgtggaatttattttcttcttaatgcatttgagcctatCAGTTGTGTCATGAAAAGGTAGGGGAGGTATTCAAAAGACAGacctatttggtgaaagaccaagtccatattatggcaagaacagctcaaataagcaaagagaaatgacagtcaattattactttaagacatgaaggtcagtcaatccaggaaATTTCAAGAACTGTTCATGTTtcgtcaagtgcagtcgcaaaacccagAGTTGCCTCTACTGCAggggatacgttcattagagttaacagccaCAGAAATTACAGCcaaaaaataaatgcttcacagagttcatgtaacagacacatctcaaaatcaacagtttagaggagactgcgtgaatcaggtcttcatggtcaaattgctgcaaagaaaccactactaaaggacaccaataataataagagacttgcttgggccaagaaacacaagcaatggacattagactggtggaaatctttcctttggtctgatgagtccaaatgtgagactTTTGGTTACAACTGCCGTGTCTGTGTGAGACGCAGAGCAGATGAACGGATgacctccgcatgtgtggttcccacgggAAGCATCCAGGAGGTGTAacggaggtgctttgctggtgacaccgtatgtgatttatttagaattcaaggtacacttaaccaacatggctaacacagcgttctgcagcgatatgccatcccatctggtttgcacttagtgggccTATCATTTGtttaggctgtgtaagggctatttgaccaagaaggagagtaatggagtgctgcatgagatgacctggcctccacaaacacctgacctcaacccaatagagggtttgggatgagttggaccacagagtgaaggaaaagcagccgacaagtgctcagcatttgtggaaacttctttaagactgttggaaaagcattcctggtgaagctggttgagagaatgccaagcgtttgCAAAGCTGTTAAAAGCGGCtagtttgaagaatctaaaatgtaaaatatgttttgatttgtttaacactttttggtgttattaacatgtgttatttcatagttttgatagcactattattctacaatgtagaaaataataaaaaataaagaaaaaccctagaatgagtaggtgtgtccaaacttttgactggtactgtgtcgTTAGATGTCTCTCTTCTCACCTGTCTGTGAAGTTCCTAAGCTTATCTCTTCACCTTCCTTGCCAGCTCTCCCACAGTCCCCACACTTCCCCCTCTggcctccctctctgttctccgaCCACTGCAGCCGCGTCTTCAGTGACTCGACCTGTTCCCGGCTCCGGGACACCTCCTCCAGGAAACTATCCTCCACCAGCCTGGTGATCTCGTACATGGCTGACTTAAGGACCGTCTCCATGACTCCGGAGAGCTGAGACTGGAAAGTTATGATGGCTGCGGACATCATGGCAAAGTGTCTATGAGCAGCTAGCTACAGTTAAGAGATAGTAACTTTTAGATACGTTTGTTCAGGTTGGTCAGTGTTACGATTCCGTATATCAAAAGGAAAAATCGCTCAAATTAGCTGcaaagatacaggtaactaaacCACTTTTGTCTGTGTTAGCATGCTAGCAAACGTTGCTGTTGGATGTTGTGGTCTCTACctaatgcattttttttaaatataatttcgAGATATAAGATGTAGCATTTACTGTATATGTGGCTATTCGAATGAATATAAAATACCAGAGGTATTGAAAGAAAGCAAGGCAATGGTAGTTGGCTCGGCACTTACTTTGCTAGCCAGTCAACACAATAAGCAtccacccccaaaaaatgtactTCCGGAAACATACCAACGGGTCGGGTAGTGGAACATTCTACGTCGGAACGTTACCTTATTCGAGTTAAAAAGACGACCTCTATTTATTGTGTATAAATTGACAGAAAATGTACACGGGAAGCAATTTATCTCAGCCATCACTCAATGCGTCACACAAAGCACTGTGCGCCGAGTCCATAAAATAAGAATTAGTCATATTACCAACATAGGCCAATTCTGATCGCCCCtgtacttttttgggggggaaatatgAATATATTGTAGATTCATATGAAAGTGTGGGTTGAAGAGAACCGCTGCCAACAAAAAAAAGTCATATCAACAGCTAAATGCATGAATTTGGTGCACTTTAATATGAACATTGAGAGATTAAATATTTTTCAGGTAACTAACTAGCATCTTCCCACCTGCAACAGCAGACATTGTCAGTATTCAAGTACAGTTACTACTGTGagtctctctactctggaacagtCTCCTCTGGAAcactctactctggaacactatACTCtggaacacatacagtaccagtcaaaagtttagacacacctactcattcaagggtttttctttatttttactattttctacattgtagaatgatagttaaaacataaaaactatgaaataacacatgtggaatcatttagtaacccaaaaagtgtttaacaaatcaaaatgtattttagatttgagattattcaatgtagccaccctttgccttgatgacagctttgcacactgttggcattctcacaaccaactacatgaggttgtcacctggaatgcattttaattaacaggtgtgccttcttaaaagttaatttgtggaatttctttccttaatgcgtttgagccaatcagttgtgttgtgacaaagtaggtgGGGTATACAGACGATAGTtctatttggttaaagaccaactccatattgtggcaacaacagctcaaataagcaaagagaaacgacagtccagcaATGGTTTAAGACatcaaggtcagtcaatctggaaaatgtcaagaactttgaacgtttcttcaggtgcagtcgcaaaaccatcaagcgctatgatgaaactggctctcatgaggaccgccacagaaaaggaagacccagagttacctctgctgcagaggacaagttcattagagttaccagccacagaaattgcagcccaaataaatgcttcacagagttcaagtaacagacacatctcaacatcaactgttcagaggagaccgtgtgaatcaggccttcatggtcgagttgctgcaaaggaaccactactaatagacaccaataataagagacttgcttgtgccaagaaacacgagcaatggacattagactggtggaaatctgtcctttggtctgatgagtccaaatgtgagatttttggttccaactgccgtctgtctttgtgagacgcagagtaggtgaactgctgatctttgcatgtgtgattcccaccgtgacacatcgaggaggaggtgtgatggtgtgggggtgctttgctggttacactgtcaatgatttatttagaattcaaggcacacttaaccaacatggctaccaccacattctgcagcgatatgccatcccatctggtttgcacttattgcgactatcatttgtttttcaacaggacagtgacccaacacacctccaggttgtgtaagagctatttgtcCAAGATGGtgagtggtggagtgctgcatcagaagacCTGGCCACAATcatcagaaaatagtaaaaactaagaaaaacccctgaatgagtaggtgtgttcaaacttttgaccggtactgtaaaTCTATAGTGTATTGCCAAAAACCACTCAACAACTTCAACCATAGACTCTGACATGTGCAATAAGCCAAACTGATTAGAGAATCCCACAGTACtcaatcaccctctctctctctctctcacacacacacacacacacacacacacacacacacacacacacacacacacacacacacacacacacacacacacacacacacacacacacacacacacacacacacacacacacacacacaattagaaTGCACAGGGTGGGTGGGGGGgtcgaggtgaggaggaggatgattatttaagatactgtttgaagagggagtgtttcagatgtttttggaagatgggcagggactctattgtcctagcttcagggggaagatggtattaccattggggtgccaggaaaGAGTCGAGCAtcgactgggctgagcgggagctgccctcccgtaggagtgggagggccaagagacctgaggtggcagaacggagtgctcgggttggggtgtagggtttgagcctagcctgaaggtagggagaggcagttcctcttgctgttctgtagGTAAGCACCATGGTATTGTAGTGGATtggagcttcaactggaagctattggagtgtgcagaggagcgggGTGGCGTGAGAACTGTGGAAGGTTGATAACCAGGTGAGCTGCtctgttctggataagttgcaggggtttgatgacaCAAGCGGGAAGCctagccaacagagagttgcagtagtccagacgggagaggacaagtgcctggattaggacctgtaacgcttcctgtgtgaggtagggtcgtactctgttgtagagcatgaacctgcaggagcgggtcactgctttgatgtttgcagagaactacagggtgttgtacagggtcacgccaaggttctttgcgaCACTTTGGAGTTGTCAACTGGGAGGAAGAGCATATTTATGCTTGATCTGAAAATATGTTGAGGAGGCTGTGTGTGGAGGCTGTTGTGGAGGCCAAATCAAGTTCCTTAAAGGCTTTGCATGGTTAATCAAACGTCTGCAGTGGCTGTACAGCATTTACTGCGATATGACCTCTGTAGAAGTCAGGGCACACATACTTCTTGCGCTTGGCAAAGCAGAGCTgctgcagcagcgcctcttcaacctcaggaggctgaagaaattcgacttgtcaccaaaaacactcacaaacttttacagatgcacaatcgagaacatcctgtcgggctgcatcaccgcctggtacggcaactgctccgcccacaaccgtaaggctctccagagggtagtgaggtctgcacaccgcatcaccgggggcaaactacctgccctccaggacacctacaccacccgatgtcacaggaaggccaaaaagatcatcaaggacaacaaccacccgagccactgcctgttcaccccgctatcatccagaaggtgaggtcagtacaggtgcatcaaagctgggacgagagactgaaaaacagcacattttacttatgtaaatttgatatttcaggtttttatttaagaaatttgctaacatttctaaaaacctgtttttgctttgtcagaatgttaaacagccatcactaacattgagtggctgctgtcaacatactgactcatctctagccactttaataatgaaaaatgtatgtactaaATGTATCAccagccactttatataatgtttacataccctacattactcatttcatatgtaaatactgtactctataccatctactgcatcttgcctatgccgttcggccatcgctcattcatataatTTTTTATGTACAAattcttattaattcctttacacttgtgtgtataaggtagttgctgtgaaattgttaggttagattacttgttagatattactgcatggtcggaactagaagcacaagcatttcgctacactcgtattaacatctgctaaccatgtgtatgtgacaaataatatttgatttgatttgagacctCGTTCGGTGGCCGTGGCGGCTTTACCTTTTAAATGGTCTCTCTCCAGCCCTCGACCTACCCCCTTCATTATCACCGCCAGCCCTCGCTCCGGCTTCATGTCTTCCCAGTGCCCGCTGACATTCCAGCAGGCATGGCAGTACCGCCAATCACAACTGATGTAGTTGCCGTTCCAGCTCCAAGTCTCCCCAGTTTCAGCAGAAACATCTCGCTAAGAACCAGTACGCAGACTGCGGTCGTGTCCTGAGCAGCACTGCCGCTTTAGAGAGCCACTCCTCCTGCTCTGCCTGCGGCAAGGACTTCCCCAACTTCAAGGCCTGAAACTGCATCCACGGCAACCAGCAGGGCCACTACTTTCAACAGGGCCACCGTCTACCGCTTTTGGCGTGACCACAGCGGCGTGCGACTGTTCGTCTGCCTGATCTGTGCCAAACGCTTCATCATCCGGCGCATCCTCGAAGCGCCTGGAGCTGAATGTCCACCTGAGGTGGCACCACGGGGAGAAGAGACACTGGTGCTCGTACTGCAGGAAGGGCTTTCTGAATTACAATAATCTGAAGAGGCACAAACTGGTCCACATTGGGGAGAAACCCTACACCTGGCTATCTGAAGAAACACCTGAAGACCATACAcaaagacagatagagagagcagGGTGTGAGTcttaaatggtaccctattctctatatagtgcactactttggtctAGAAACCATGGCAGGCCCTGAAGGAATAGTTCTCTCTCCATTAGCTGTGAATTCAAAACCCAGCCGTGTTAGTTTTAATGAAGCAGGGATCCCCATCTATTCTCACAGTGATTGGGATAGGATcctacctaggataggataaagcaatccttcagaccccccccccccccctaaaagatttagatgcactattgtaaagtggctgttccactggatgtcataaggtgaatgcaccaatttgtaagtcgctctggataagagcgtctgctaaatgacttaaatgtaaatgtaatgtaaaaatgtaatgaaagacttgttcttttatgtttttgtcacgccctgatctgtttcacctgtctctgtgattgtctccaccccctccaggtgtcgcttattttccccactgtattcatccctgtgtttcctgtctgtgccagttcgtcttgtatgtttttccaagtcaaccagcgtttttcccgttcttctgatttttgcaactatttctcctttttctagtcctcctggttttgacccttgcctgtttttggactctgtacccacctgactgacctttctgcctgccttgaccacgagcctgtctgccacgctgtacctcctggactctgatctggttttgaccttttgcctgtccacgaccattctcttgcctactccttttggattaataaacattggaagactccaaccatctgcctcctgtgtctgcatctgggtctcgcttTGAGTCATGATATATTGATTGATTACAAGTATCaacgcggcaggtagcctataggtAGGTGGCATAGCAGTTAAGTGTGTCGACccattaaccgaaaggttgctggtttgaatcccggaGCTAGGTGAAAAGTCTGTCGATGTgaccttgagcaagacacttaaccctaattgctcgtatacagtgccttgcaaaagtattcatcccccttggcaatTTTCCTATTattttgcattacaacctgtaattttaaatagatttttattgggatttcatgtaatggacatacacaaaatagaccaaactggtgaagtgaaatgaaaaaaatgattTGTTAAAAAGAATTGACAAAAAATagaacggaaaagtggtgcgtgcatatgtattcaccccctttgctatgaagctcctaaataagatctggtgcaaccaattaccttcagaagtcacataattagttaaagtccacctgtgtgcaatctgtgtcacatgatctcagtatatatacacctgttccgaATGGCCCCAGAGTCTGGAACACCCTTAATCAAGGggaaccaccaagcaagcggcaccatgaagaccaaggagctctccaaacaggtcagggacaaagttgtggagaagtagagatcagggttgggttataaaaaaataaaataaaaaattgaaaacacacagagcaccattaaatccattgttaaaaaattgaaagaatatggcaccacaacaaacctgccaagagagggccgcccaccaaaactcacagatcaGGCTagtagggcattaatcagagaggcaacaaagagaccaacgataaccctgaaggagatgcaaagctccacagcggagattggagtatctgtccataggaccactttaagtcaTACACTCcagagagctgggctttacggaagagtggccataaAAAAGTaattgcttaaagaaagaaataagcaaacacaatTGGTGTTCGtaaaaaaggcatgtgggagcttttgggccatcaaggaaaacgctatgtctagcgcaaatccaacacctctcatcaccctgagaacaccatccccacagtgaagcatggtggtggcatcatcatgatTTGGGGATGtctttcaacggcagggactgtgaaactggtcagaattgaaggaatgatgaatggcgctaaatacagggaatgTTTTGAGGGAAAACCTGTTTCAGCTTCCAgatatttgagactgggacagaggttcaccttccagcaggacaatgaccctaagtatactgctaaagcaacactcaagtggtttaaggggaaacatttaaatgtcttggaatagcctggtcaaagtccagacctcaatccaattgagaatctgtggtatgacaaagattgctgtacaccagcggaacccatccaacttgaaggagctggagcagttttaccttgaagaatgggcaaaaatcccagtggctagatgtgccaagcttatagagacataccccaagagacttgcagctgtaattgctgcaaaaggtggctctacaaagaaTTGACttcagggggtgaatacttatgcatgctcaagttttctgttttttttgtcttatttcttgtttgtttcacaagaaaacatattttgcatcttcaaagtggtaggcatgttgtgtaaatcaaatgatacaaccccccccccccaaaatacattttcattacaagttgtaaggcaacaatataggaaaaatgccaataggcgtgaatactttcgcactttggataagagcatctgctaaattactaaaatgtaaagcTTTTGTTGTGTAAACATTTGGGGTGCTTTTGTTGTTTGGAATAATAATGCTTCGAGAGAATGACGTAGCGAAGTGCACAAAAAAAAAGACAAGAACAATTTTGAATTcataatcaaatgttatttgtcacatgcttcgtaaacaacaggtgtggactaacagtgaaatgcttacttacgtgcccttcccaacaatgcagagaaagaaaatacagaaataatagaaaagtaaaacataataataaaagtaattcACGACTCTGTTGGTGTGTTTGGGCCAtgatagatttttttatttaactaggcaagtcagttaagaacatattcttatttacaatgacggcctaccggggaacagctgcctaccggggaacaactgccttgttcaggggcaaaactacagatttttaccttgtcagctcaaggatttgatccagcaacctttcagttactggcccaatgatctaaccacaaggctacctaccgacaatagatccttagtgatgtggacactgaggaacttgaagctctcgacccactacagccccgtcaatgtgaatgggtgcgtgctcagccatccgtttcctgaagtccacatcagctcctttgtcttgcccacgttgagggagaggttgttttcctagcaccacactgccacgtctctgatctcctccctaaaggctgtctcattgtcgtcggtgatcaggcctaccaccattgtgttgtctgcaaactaaATAATGATGTTGGATTCGTGTGTGGCCAGGCATCGTGGATGAACAGagagtataggaggggactaagcacgcatccctgaggggcccccgtgttgatggtTAGTGTGGCGGgtgtgttgcctaccctcactacctgggggcgtcccgtcacgaagtccaggatctagttgcagagggaggtcttCAGTCCatggttcagtcccagggtccttagcttagtgatgagcttggagggcactatggtgttgaacgctgagctgtagccaatgaaaagcattctcatgTACTTTTGCTGTTCATTTTGTCCAAGTGAAAAATGCAGTGGAGTGCactagagattgtgtcatctgtggatctgttggggctgtatgcaaattggagtgagtaCAGGTTGTctgtgatgatggtgttgatgtgagccatgaacagGCTTTCAAAGAATgtttggctacagatgtgagtactACAGgatgatagtcatttagacaggttaccttggcattatTGAGCACAGGGAATTTGAATTGAGACTTGAATAATTGTATTTGAAACATATTCTGGTTATTTTTTCTAATTTGTTTTTAACTCTATTTATTAGGAAAGTTAGAAGCCTATAAACAAGTTTAAATATAGGTGTACTGTGTTCATGGTTTTTATGTTCTGCGGGTTGAAACTAGTTGctttaaaatgtgttttatttgtATGTAAAAATCTGGGCTGGGAAGTTTCACTTGAACAACCCTCTAAGTCGTAATTACAAGCACTTATACCTTTTCAACCAAAACatgacaaatccaattttgacaaTTACAAACTTATCAATTTGGATAATGTAGCTAGTTTTACCATACTGTCAATGTTAAGCAAACTAGATAACTTTATTATGagcaacattagctagcaaaAATCTTATTGGTTAAAGAATTGGTCTGACTTCAAATACACTTGAACACAATCATGTCAGACTTACGACTTCCCACGAGCACACGAATGCTCCATCATTCAAATGTTTCATAGGTTACGCACGATCATTATGACAGACAATTTATAGACAGTCCAAATGTAAGACATTAATTCTTATTCAACACATGGTTTGATTTCCAACAGTTCATATTTTCAATGTCCTTATTAATAAACAATTTCTAAAAAAAATGGTTTTCTAGACCACTGCTCAGGCCAGGAGATCCAGCCTGTGTTTGCGCTGGTGCCACTTCAGATGGTTCAGTTGTTTGAAGCTGAGTCCACACACAGCGCAGCAGTACGGTCTCTCCCCAGTGTGGGTGCGCTGGTGCACCTTCAAATTGTCCGCCCGAGCAAAGCTCTTGTCACACATAGTGCAGCGGTGGGGTTTCTCCTGTGTGTGAATGCGCCGGTGCAGCTTGAGGTTCCAGAGCCGACTGAATTTGTTCC
The window above is part of the Salvelinus fontinalis isolate EN_2023a chromosome 42, ASM2944872v1, whole genome shotgun sequence genome. Proteins encoded here:
- the LOC129841291 gene encoding zinc finger protein 628-like isoform X2; amino-acid sequence: METVLKSAMYEITRLVEDSFLEEVSRSREQVESLKTRLQWSENREGGQRGKCGDCGRAGKEGEEISLGTSQTGVERGRGLKQEKVQGEEWSSCGGVAGETTFNDLEEAEATSPKRTSEVGRGLTKHMEAEATSPKRTSEVGRGLTKHMEAEATSPKRTSEVGRGLTKHMEAEATSPKRTSEVGRGLTKHMEAEATSPKRTSESTEVTGQKLDSLLKEEALHNTELQERWEFCLDEADGLDVSGPSKSFIQQELQQCQDEWGSSLDQRPEPPGPEGDQRKPIDPLYRPHYSMEELGGDFEKSGYDSLSSGGHLIDMEGLDRLPGSPSRLGALSYGAVGHYQVNLGGSEGGDHHHRSHMPGSHQRRREQVESPTPPPHPVVGDLNCLLINEEGYLQDSSVLYPEHGVPESGNRAGHRGLTSIHSGSSAHNNTESPDDAADDFGHSLNLRDCSQEQVTGGGGRRHACTQCTMSFPDSGSLKSHKQTHKTGRGLSSASGPPYSCTQCGKTFTQACNLKVHQRVHQAEGLHLCSHCSKGFTSFSDLKRHKCSQTTDKPYCCSICGNKFSRLWNLKLHQRIHTQEKPHRCTMCDKSFTRVDILKVHQRTHTGERPYCCAVCGLSFKRLAHLKLHQHKHRPNFLA
- the LOC129841291 gene encoding zinc finger protein 628-like isoform X1 — its product is MMSAAIITFQSQLSGVMETVLKSAMYEITRLVEDSFLEEVSRSREQVESLKTRLQWSENREGGQRGKCGDCGRAGKEGEEISLGTSQTGVERGRGLKQEKVQGEEWSSCGGVAGETTFNDLEEAEATSPKRTSEVGRGLTKHMEAEATSPKRTSEVGRGLTKHMEAEATSPKRTSEVGRGLTKHMEAEATSPKRTSEVGRGLTKHMEAEATSPKRTSESTEVTGQKLDSLLKEEALHNTELQERWEFCLDEADGLDVSGPSKSFIQQELQQCQDEWGSSLDQRPEPPGPEGDQRKPIDPLYRPHYSMEELGGDFEKSGYDSLSSGGHLIDMEGLDRLPGSPSRLGALSYGAVGHYQVNLGGSEGGDHHHRSHMPGSHQRRREQVESPTPPPHPVVGDLNCLLINEEGYLQDSSVLYPEHGVPESGNRAGHRGLTSIHSGSSAHNNTESPDDAADDFGHSLNLRDCSQEQVTGGGGRRHACTQCTMSFPDSGSLKSHKQTHKTGRGLSSASGPPYSCTQCGKTFTQACNLKVHQRVHQAEGLHLCSHCSKGFTSFSDLKRHKCSQTTDKPYCCSICGNKFSRLWNLKLHQRIHTQEKPHRCTMCDKSFTRVDILKVHQRTHTGERPYCCAVCGLSFKRLAHLKLHQHKHRPNFLA